One Vallitalea pronyensis genomic region harbors:
- the xdhC gene encoding xanthine dehydrogenase subunit XdhC, translating into MLMAKVQLHLFVNGEEHDLIIDDRSSLLDVLRNELHLNSVKKGCEVGECGACTVLINEETIDSCIYLAIWAQGKHIRTLEGLMDEEGNLSDIQQAFIDEAAVQCGFCTPGFIMAAIPILENDEAFTRDDIRKHLAGNLCRCTGYENIINAIEKTKNKRMHKQ; encoded by the coding sequence ATGCTAATGGCAAAAGTTCAATTGCACCTATTTGTTAATGGTGAAGAACATGACCTTATAATAGATGATCGATCATCACTTCTTGATGTCCTAAGAAACGAATTGCATCTTAACAGTGTAAAAAAAGGATGCGAGGTTGGGGAATGTGGTGCTTGTACGGTGCTTATTAATGAGGAAACCATCGATTCTTGTATTTACTTGGCTATATGGGCACAAGGCAAGCATATTCGTACCCTTGAAGGCTTAATGGATGAAGAAGGTAATCTATCGGATATTCAACAAGCCTTTATTGATGAAGCTGCTGTCCAATGTGGTTTCTGTACCCCTGGTTTTATTATGGCGGCTATACCCATATTAGAAAATGATGAAGCATTCACAAGGGATGACATTAGAAAACATCTTGCAGGGAACTTGTGTCGCTGTACAGGCTATGAAAATATAATTAATGCCATAGAAAAGACTAAAAATAAACGCATGCATAAGCAGTAG